A window of Adhaeribacter arboris genomic DNA:
TACAAAGGATTCTTCTTGCTGGTAACGCTGCTTGCAGATCTCCAGAAATTCTGTATTGGCAAACATTCGCGTTAAACGGGCCTGATCGCCCCCCGAAAACAAGATACCATCGGCTTGGCGTAAACGCTCTAAGTAAATGGGCAAATCAGTTTCGGGCGGCGTTCGGATGTGCATTAAACCTACATTGGTAATGTTCAAAATACCAAAAGCTTTCTGATAAACATGGCCCACTTCTTCCGGAATCATGGAGGCGGTAGTAATTACTTCAATGCGCGGATTAGTTTTGCCTAGTTCCGCGGAAAATCGCTTTAAAATGCCCAGTTCAAAAAAATTAAGGTAATATTTTCGCTTCGTTCGCGGGTTAGGATAGGTACCCTTATCTTCGTTGCCGCCAATGGCAATAATTTTTCCTTTGGGTGTATTCACTGGTATTTTGTTATTCTGCTTTTATTAAGATTCTCTTCTGCTTAAGCCCGATATAATCTATTAATTAACCGTGTATGCAAAGTAAGTACTTTTGGTTACAACGTACACCATTTACCTAAGCATACCGTCTACCGAACCAGGCATTTCGCTTGTATAATTACAGATGAAAATAAAAAAGATATTGCCTTAAACTTACTTATTCCTCCAACCTATTGACACTTTTTAAGCTTTTTTTATAGATGATGTGATTTTCTGATTTTGTTGATAGGAGCTTTTATATGCGTATATAAAATTAAAATTTTCTATATCCGGGTTACCTAATAATGCCTAAAAATGAAAGATTAATATAAATTTTTATAATAAACCTTCCGGGTAGGGGAGGCGTATAGAGGTAAACACATTTAATAAGTTATATTCTCAACTAAAATATAGAAACTATGAAAATGCAATCTTTGAATGATTTATTGGTGCATCAATTACAAGACCTTTACGGGGCCGAACAGCAACTGCTAAAGGCCATGCCGAAAATGGCCTCGTCCGCTAAATCAGCCAAACTAAAACAAGCTTTAGAAACCCACATGGCGGAAACTCAAAATCAGGTTCAGCGTCTGGAACAAGTTTTTCAATCAATGGGTATTGAAGCCGAAGCCATTAAATGTAAAGCGATGGAAGGACTTTTAAAAGAAGCCGATGAAATGCTTTCGGAAGATGCCGACCCTGAGGTTATGGATGCCGGTATTATAGCCAGTGCGCAACGCGTGGAACATTACGAAATTGCCGGTTACGGTACCGCCAGTACTTACGCGAAGTACTTGGGCCACAACGAAGCATTTAACTTATTGCAGCAAACCTTGAACGAAGAAAAGAAAACCGATGAATTGCTTACCGTTATTGCCGAATCATCGGTTAACATTAAAGCGGAAAATCATTAGTAAAAATATATTTGATAATTAGTATATTATTAAAACTATCCATATATTTGAGCAAGTATAGTGTAATTTAGAAGTGAGAATCCTGTATGGCGTATTTCATTGCGGCATGCAGGATTTTCCTTTTTACAACCTTACTTAAATTAGCACCTGTTTAAGTAAATAATAACTTATCTACTGATTGGCGGGTAACGGCGTGGTAATTAGGTCGGGCTTTCTCATAAATACCTTTCGCCCAATTTTTACCCGAGGGTTTATCAGCCATTAATTTATACAAAGGCAATACAAATTTCCGCCGGCCTACTCCTAGTAAAAACTTTTCGAGGGTTTCTTCTATGGGTTTATAACCTTTTTTTAACGCCATTTCAAACCAAGCGGCCGCTATTTCGGCATTATTGGAATGTGTAAAATAAAAAACTTTATCTAAATGAACCATGTCGGCTTCTTGCAGGCTCGCTTGAATTAACTGCAAGAAATACAACCATTCGTGGGTAGTCCAGTTCAGGTGATTTAAAACGGAAGCGTCTTTAGTGGATTGCCATTCTTGAGCTTTATCTTCCACCAAGGTAAACCGGGACGAGGACAAGGATATAGCGGTTAGAGGTAATCCGGGTTCGTAGAGCCATTTTTTGGGCTTTACTTTCTGCTCTACTAATTCTTTCTCCGGGGCAAAAAAGGCTTGTAAATAATTCAGAAAATTTTCGGTCGTATTAGATCTGAAAGAATAAGTTTGAAAGTAATCCTGGATGAAAGCATCAAACCGGGCGCGGCCAACTGCTTTTTCAATGGTTAACAGAAAAAGATTGCCTTTTTCGTAGGCTATCTCCGTTAAACCTTCGTCCGGATCCCGGTTCTCTAAATTTAGTTTTAAGCACGTATCCGGATTAGTTACTCCCAGTTCATCCATCGTTTTCATTAAATCCTGATAACCTAAAACTTTTAGCATATCGGCGTATTCCGAACCGTACAAATATTCCATTATGCGTCGCTCAAAGTAAACGGTAAAGCCTTCGTTTAACCAGAAGTCGTTCCAGGTAGCATTGGTTACTAAATTACCCGACCAGGAATGTGCTAATTCGTGCGCCACTAAACTGGTCAAGGAACGGTCACCGGTAATAATAGTGGGAGTCGCAAAGGTTAAACAAGGATTTTCCATACCGCCAAATGGAAAACTGGGGGGTAGTACCAGCACATCGTACCGACCCCAGGGATAGGTGCCGTACAAATCTTCGGCGGCTTGTAGCATTTTCTCCATTTCGGCAAATTCGTAAGCAGCGGCAGAAAGCAGGGCGGTCTCGGCGTAAACTCCCGTTCGGGGCCCAATAGCTTGAAAATTTATTTGCCCAACGGCTAAGGCCATTAAGTAGGAGGGAATAGGATGAACCATTTTAAAAGTATACTGTCCGTCAGCCGCAATTTCTGAAGGATTCTCGGCGCTCATTAAAGCAAAAAAACCAGGCGGTACCTCCACCTGAGCCTCGTACGTAAACCGCACCGCAGGAGAGTCCTGACAAGGTAACCAGGTCCGGGCTAAAATAGCTTGTGATTGGGTAAACAAAAATGGCTGCTGTCCACCGGCCGTTTGTTCGGGTTCCAGCCACTGCAGAGCGGCTGAGGCAGAAGTAGTTTGATAATGAATAGAAATTTCTTGGCTATCGGGCAGTAATAAAATTTCTAAGGGCTGGCCCAGGTATTCTTTTTCTGCTCCCAACGAAAAACTAACCGGCGTTTGGTTTACATAAACTGCCTGAATGACTAAATCTTTAATATCCAGAATGATCTTACCTGCCTGGGGCTGCTTTTGAATAAGGTAAGTGGCTATCCCCGATAAAGTTTTAATGTTGAAATCAACCTTTATTTGCCAGGATAAATGCGTAACGCTCGCTTCTTGCGGGCGGGAAAAACTATGCGGATCGTTAAATAGAATAACCTTACCGGATGTCATAAGTAAGTTTTAAATTTTACAATAAGAATTAAGTTTTTTAGTACAGATAATTTAAGTACCTGCCTACCAATGCAAAATTTATTTGTTCAGATTCTGGTCTTAAGCAAGAGGAACTTACCCTTATTTAAAGATTACCCATTTTATGGCTGATAGATATAATTGCTTCAATCTAAACCATTTAAAAATCACTACATCCATTTTTAAAGAAAATCGGTTTCATGTGGTGCCCGTGTAAAATTTTCTATTCTGAACAAGTTCTGTTTTAAAGATAACATTTTTTGATTATACCAGTAAAACCAGCTACCTATTCTGGCCTTACTTTACCTTACTGAAAGAAAAAGCAAGAGCTATTAAACTACCTTTTTGGAATAAAGCTTGCTGCTAATTAGTGGCTTCTGGAAAAGAAACGCTTGGATGGGTAAGCCAAAAGAATTAGAATCCGATCCGAAATATGTTACACCAACGCAAACAATTTGTATGCTGGCAAATATTTATTTGCTTTTTAGTGTTCATTCAATTAACGGCTTGTAACAGAGCAAAAAATAAAAAAGACAACCTCACCAAAGAAGAACAAGCCAGCGCTAAAACAGATAGTGCCTTCATCGAAAATTTCTTAAAGCAAGAACCAAAATTTAAAAAGTTTAGGGCCACTACCATGCTTTTTTACCGCACCCGGGATTACCGGTTGGGGTGGTTTAAGAAAGATAAACTGGTGCCCCAGGCAAATACTTTCCTGAACGTTGTGAATAAAGCCTCGCGCGAAGGACTAAATCCGGAAGATTATAAAATTAAGGATTTTAACGCTTTGCTGAAGCAATACGAAACAACTAACAACGATTCCTTAAAACACCAACTGCAAGAAAAGATTGATGTTATGCTATCGGCTTCTTACTTTCATTATGCTTCTGATTTTTACCGAGGTACGGTTAACCCCAGGGAACTGGATAACATTGAGTGGAGTGTAAAACGGAATAAAATAAAATTACACAAAGCGCTGCAAACTATTCTGCGTGAACGAGACAGCCGGTATCCATATTACCAGTTTGAGCCTTTGCACGAAGACTATAGTCGTTTAAGAACGGCTTTACAGCAATACCGCAACATTCGCCAAAATGGAGGCTGGCCTAAAATTGAAAATGCAAAGATTAATTTGCACCGCGGTGAAGTATCGGCGGCGGTACCTTTACTACGAAAACGTTTATTGACACCCGATCGCCGGCACGTGAATCGGCCCGATTCCACTCGTTTT
This region includes:
- a CDS encoding YciE/YciF ferroxidase family protein; the encoded protein is MKMQSLNDLLVHQLQDLYGAEQQLLKAMPKMASSAKSAKLKQALETHMAETQNQVQRLEQVFQSMGIEAEAIKCKAMEGLLKEADEMLSEDADPEVMDAGIIASAQRVEHYEIAGYGTASTYAKYLGHNEAFNLLQQTLNEEKKTDELLTVIAESSVNIKAENH
- a CDS encoding M1 family metallopeptidase, with protein sequence MTSGKVILFNDPHSFSRPQEASVTHLSWQIKVDFNIKTLSGIATYLIQKQPQAGKIILDIKDLVIQAVYVNQTPVSFSLGAEKEYLGQPLEILLLPDSQEISIHYQTTSASAALQWLEPEQTAGGQQPFLFTQSQAILARTWLPCQDSPAVRFTYEAQVEVPPGFFALMSAENPSEIAADGQYTFKMVHPIPSYLMALAVGQINFQAIGPRTGVYAETALLSAAAYEFAEMEKMLQAAEDLYGTYPWGRYDVLVLPPSFPFGGMENPCLTFATPTIITGDRSLTSLVAHELAHSWSGNLVTNATWNDFWLNEGFTVYFERRIMEYLYGSEYADMLKVLGYQDLMKTMDELGVTNPDTCLKLNLENRDPDEGLTEIAYEKGNLFLLTIEKAVGRARFDAFIQDYFQTYSFRSNTTENFLNYLQAFFAPEKELVEQKVKPKKWLYEPGLPLTAISLSSSRFTLVEDKAQEWQSTKDASVLNHLNWTTHEWLYFLQLIQASLQEADMVHLDKVFYFTHSNNAEIAAAWFEMALKKGYKPIEETLEKFLLGVGRRKFVLPLYKLMADKPSGKNWAKGIYEKARPNYHAVTRQSVDKLLFT